CCCTTCGTTAATGCCTGGAGGGTCTTTTGAGGCTTATTCTAATGTTGAGGATATTCTGAAGAAGGTGGCTGCTCAAGTCGATGATGGTCCTTGCGTCACTTATATAGGTGAAGGGGGTTCGGGTAATTTTGTTAAGATGGTGCATAATGGTATCGAATATGGTGATATGCAGCTGATTTCGGAGGCCTACGACGTTTTAAAGCACGTTGGTGGGTTGTCCAATTCTGAATTGGCTGACATTTTCTCTGAGTGGAACAGGGGGGAGCTGGAGAGCTTTCTAATTGAGATATCAGCAGATATCTTTAAGGTTAAGGATGACCATGGTGATGGGGAATTGGTTGATAAGATTTTGGACAAGACTGGGATGAAAGGAACTGGGAAATGGACTGTGCAGCAAGCTGCTGAGCTTTCTATTGCGGCGCCGACAATTGCAGCGTCTTTGGATTGTAGATACTTGAGTGGATTGAAGGAGGAGAGGGAAAGTGCAGCTGAGGCGTTGAAAGAAGCAGGATTGAATGATGGCGTGGGGTCAGTGAGGAGTGGGATTGATAAGAAGAAGTTGATTGAAGATGTCAGACAGGCTTTGTATGCCTCCAAGATTTGCAGCTATGCTCAGGGGATGAACTTGCTGAGGGCCAAGAGCATGGAGAAGGGATGGAACTTGAATTTGGGAGAGTTGGCAAGGATTTGGAAAGGTGGATGCATCATAAGAGCTGTGTTCTTGGACAGGATCAAGAAGGCATATCAGCGCAATCCCAACCTTGCAAGCTTGCTGGTGGATCCTGAGTTTGCCAGAGAGATGGTGCAGAGGCAGGCTGCTTGGAGGAGGGTGGTCGGGTTGGCGATATCGGCAGGGATCAGTACGCCAGGGATGTGCGCTAGCCTCGCCTATTTTGACACATACAGGCGCGCTAGGCTGCCTGCCAATCTTGTGCAGGCACAGAGAGACTTGTTCGGGGCTCATACATACGAGCGGGTGGATCGCCCAGGCTCCTTCCACACAGAGTGGACAAAGCTCGCTCGCAAGGCTGATGCTGGTGTTGGCATTCTCAACTGAGCTTGTGTGATGCTGCCTTCCCATTTGGTTGGTTTCCCTTCTCTGCTTCAATAGTGTGCAAATTTCCTACTTGATTTTGCATGCCTTTTCAATTGTTGtagttgttttcttgtttgtatCACAATCTAGACAGTCATCCATGCTTCTTAGGGAGTAGatagtagatatttttttactgGCCTCAAGTACTTGCCATGAATAATAACTAATGAGGaaaataaacgaaaaaaaagaagaagatggagcTGCAAGCATGGCCATTTGAGTTCTTTTCACATCTCTTTGTAGTTCATAACGATGAATTTCCCTTTTGTTTAATCAGTCTTTGAAGCTGGAATGAGAATAATTATAAGTTCTGATTTAGAGCTTGATTCTGTTGATTATTTCAGTTTGGTGATCTTTGATGAATTAGTGTGTTTGGAATGGTTTTGTAGGGTTCCTTTTCCCaagtttttccaaaattttcgAACACCAAGAAAAATTCGAAggtattttttagttaataagAGGCACTTCACAATGTGTGAATCAACATGGTCTCTTCTGTCATTTTTATTCTCACTACTTTAGCTTCCTTAATCTTTAGTTTACCAAATTGCTTATAAACTCCACACTCAAATTAACCCATTAAATTCATCTGCTCATCTTGCAAAACGAAATTATAAAATCTTGTgcatctttgaattttcataaaagTAACCATTGATCTTTTCCTTCcgggtttctcctcaagattttaaaacgcgtcggttggggagaagttttcacacgcTTATGAAGAATGATTAGTTCTCCTCtacaactgatgtgggatctcacaatccatccctatAGGGGCCAACGTTCTCGTTAGTACACCGCCTGGTGTttgactatgataccatttgtaaaagcCTAAGCTTatgctagtaaatattatcctctttgagctttctcttttgagTTCCTCAGAATTTTTATGACTAATTATATTGGtaagatataatttttttttgttaaatgataaatttttttaaaaaatagggtctaaattgttataaaattaaaaatatatagactaaattatttatatcaaagttgagatattaaaaattgttactttaaaagaaattcataGATAGGAAGCAAAAGAAGGTAATTCAAACTTATATCTAAGAccatataatatatgtttgaattgaaatttgattttaatacaACAACAAAGTTacaaagttaaattataagtaaTCCAACTCTAAAGCTCAGGAAAGAGAGATTTCAGAAGccgaaaagaaaatgaagcgaAAAGTTAGAAAGTGAATGAAATTAAGGCTATGGAAAACTTGAATTCTCAAGAACCGGCATTGTTCTTGTCACAGCGGCACTTGGCATTTTGCTGTTGCCAACCCATCTACTCTGTAGAACCAAATCTTCATCAGCTTGTTTCTCCATTATCTGaatcttcttcgtcttcaaAGCTCTGATCGAAACCATGGCCGCATAACCACCCACCACCACCCCACCAGCGCCCAAAACAAACCCAATCACCCACAAATACCacgtcttcttcttcctcttcaactTCGAAACCACTGCAAAATAGCCCTGTTTTTTCGAGTAACAAACGTTGAGGGAGGAGCCCATTTGGGTCAGATGAAACCTACCATTTTCATCAAACTCTGCACACCTTGTGTTCGACGATTTGCCTGAAGGTAATTTCATGTCTGGGAAGTGGATTTCTACTGGATTTTCCATTGTGTTGATGCTCAGTTTTGTGATGTTTTTCGTTTCTATATTTGATGTGGCATTGAAAACCATGAATCCAACTACTGGAGTTTGGAGTGAGAAGCCTGGAATTTCGAAGTAGGAAGAAGACAAATTGCCGAAGTCTTGGTACACAATTACCATTCTTCTAACGTGGGGCACCGGCAAGGTGTTTGATGGAATGCCAATGTGACTGAAATTAGCTCCTTTCTCCCACAGCCTCCGGCTCCTTAGCCTGACAACCGAGACCTCCATACCAGAGAGATTCGCCGGGAGGCTAGCTCGGTACAAGGCGCCCGTATATGGCCTGCGACGAACCAACGTCTTGAAGGCAGTTTCTTGAAGAAATGCATCCATAGAGATAGACTCATTGCCCTGCAAAGTGTAAACAAATGGGCAGAAAGTGAAAGAGATAACCAGGAAGATGAAGTTCCATTTCATGTTGAGGTAAGCAAATTTCCAGGGTGCTTTGAGAACTTCAATTCTGTTAGCTAAACTAGCTATGACTTTATCTTGGTGGGTATCTTTAGAAATTTCATGTCTTTGTGAATGGATGATTTGTGCTTGTAGGAGAGCAAGCATGCTCAAGAAATGGGACCCCAAAAGGGGACAACAGGAAGCTGGAATTATGGATCAAAGGGTCactttggattttctttttttttttactttgaaaAAAGTAGAGAACTTTGGGGGTGGGTTACCTTTGATTTCTCTAACTTTATAAAGCAATAAGCTTCTGGTGTAAAGGGAAGGGTAAATTATTCACAACACTTGGATAAAGTTCTGTTGCTTCTAAGGTACTTGAGTATTGCTTGTGATGTTTATCACTCATAATGGGCTTGGTTTGATTTCTTAATCAGTTCTTAAACAAGCAAATCTTGGGTGTATAAGTTTACTTTTTGAAACTGGAAAATTATATGCAACATCAATGTCATTACAACCCTATTCTTATTAGGTTCTTTTCTTAAACGtttttaagaacaaaatggtatcagaatcagacATCGAGCattgtgctagcgagaacactggctcccaagggggtggattatgaccGGAacgtggaaacttctccctatgatagattgtgagattccacaacCATTCACTTCATATTTTAAGTCACCAAGTTGTTGGGTTTAAACTCcatcatattaaatatttcatttttcttttctattatgGTTCAATATATGCTACACGTCATCTTTCAAATACCAATTTTTAGACTAAATTACCA
This genomic window from Cucurbita pepo subsp. pepo cultivar mu-cu-16 chromosome LG01, ASM280686v2, whole genome shotgun sequence contains:
- the LOC111789166 gene encoding 6-phosphogluconate dehydrogenase, decarboxylating 2, chloroplastic yields the protein MEASAAISRIGLAGLAVMGQNLALNIAEKGVPISVYNRTTSKVDETVDRAHNEGNLPLFGQYNPRDFVLSIQRPRSVIILVKAGLPVDQTIAALSDHLEPGDAIIDGGNEWYENTERRIAQASERGILYLGMGVSGGEDGARNGPSLMPGGSFEAYSNVEDILKKVAAQVDDGPCVTYIGEGGSGNFVKMVHNGIEYGDMQLISEAYDVLKHVGGLSNSELADIFSEWNRGELESFLIEISADIFKVKDDHGDGELVDKILDKTGMKGTGKWTVQQAAELSIAAPTIAASLDCRYLSGLKEERESAAEALKEAGLNDGVGSVRSGIDKKKLIEDVRQALYASKICSYAQGMNLLRAKSMEKGWNLNLGELARIWKGGCIIRAVFLDRIKKAYQRNPNLASLLVDPEFAREMVQRQAAWRRVVGLAISAGISTPGMCASLAYFDTYRRARLPANLVQAQRDLFGAHTYERVDRPGSFHTEWTKLARKADAGVGILN